One Anser cygnoides isolate HZ-2024a breed goose chromosome 6, Taihu_goose_T2T_genome, whole genome shotgun sequence genomic region harbors:
- the TBR1 gene encoding T-box brain protein 1 isoform X2 yields the protein MQLEHCLSPSIMLSKKFLNVSSSYPHAGGSELALHDHPIISTTDNLERSSPLKKITRGMTNQSDTDNFPDSKDTPGDVQRNKLSPVLDGVSELRHSFDGSAADRYLLSQSSQPQSAASAPSTMFPYPGQHGPAHPAFSIASPSRYMAHHPVITNGAYNSLLSNSSPQGYPTAGYPYPQQYGHSYQGAPFYQFSSTQPGLVPGKAQVYLCNRPLWLKFHRHQTEMIITKQGRRMFPFLSFNISGLDPTAHYNIFVDVILADPNHWRFQGGKWVPCGKADTNVQGNRVYMHPDSPNTGAHWMRQEISFGKLKLTNNKGASNNNGQMVVLQSLHKYQPRLHVVEVNEDGTEDTNQPGRVQTFTFPETQFIAVTAYQNTDITQLKIDHNPFAKGFRDNYDTIYTGCDMDRLTPSPNDSPRSQIVPGARYAMAGSFLQDQFQAEDPGAPSPQRWFVAPANNRLDFAASAYDTATDFAGNAATLLSYAAAGVKALPLQAAGCAGRPLGYYADPSGWGARSPPQYCSKSGSVLSCWPNSAAAARMAAGNPYLGEEAESLAPERSPLPGAEDSKPKDLSDSSWIETPSSIKSIDSTDSGIYEQAKRRRISPSDTPVSESSSPLKSEVLTQRDCEKTCAKDIGYYGFYSHS from the exons ATGCAGCTGGAGCATTGTCTTTCTCCCTCTATCATGCTCTCCAAGAAATTTCTCAATGTGAGCAGCAGTTACCCACATGCAGGCGGATCTGAGCTTGCCTTGCATGATCATCCCATTATCTCGACCACTGACAACCTGGAGAGAAGTTcacctttgaaaaaaattaccagGGGGATGACGAATCAGTCAGATACAGACAATTTTCCTGACTCCAAGGACACACCAGGGGACGTCCAGAGAAATAAACTCTCTCCCGTCTTGGACGGGGTCTCTGAGCTTCGTCACAGTTTCGATGGATCTGCTGCAGATCGCTATCTGCTCTCTCAGTCCAGCCAGCCCCagtctgctgcctctgctcctaGTACCATGTTCCCTTACCCCGGCCAGCATGGACCTGCTCACCCAGCCTTCTCCATCGCCAGCCCCAGCCGCTACATGGCTCACCATCCTGTGATCACCAACGGAGCTTATAACAGCCTCCTGTCCAACTCTTCGCCGCAAGGCTACCCCACGGCGGGCTACCCTTACCCCCAGCAGTACGGCCATTCCTACCAAGGGGCGCCTTTCTACCAGTTCTCCTCCACCCAGCCGGGGCTCGTCCCCGGCAAGGCTCAGGTCTACCTGTGCAACAGGCCGCTCTGGCTGAAATTCCACCGGCACCAGACGGAGATGATCATCACGAAGCAGGGGAG GCGCATGTTCCCTTTCCtaagttttaatatttctggTCTCGATCCCACGGCTCACTACAATATTTTTGTGGATGTAATTTTGGCGGATCCCAACCACTGGAGATTTCAGGGAGGCAAATGGGTTCCTTGCGGCAAGGCGGACACCAATGTACAAG GAAACCGGGTGTACATGCACCCCGACTCCCCCAACACGGGAGCCCACTGGATGCGCCAGGAAATCTCCTTTGGGAAGCTAAAACTTACAAACAATAAAGGAGCATCAAACAACAACGGGCAG ATGGTGGTTCTGCAGTCCCTCCACAAGTACCAGCCCCGCCTGCATGTGGTGGAGGTGAACGAAGACGGGACGGAGGACACCAACCAGCCGGGCAGAGTGCAGACCTTCACCTTCCCCGAGACCCAGTTCATAGCGGTCACCGCCTACCAGAACACCGAT ATCACACAGCTGAAAATAGACCACAACCCTTTCGCCAAGGGCTTCCGAGATAATTACGACAC GATCTACACGGGCTGCGACATGGACCGGCTGACGCCGTCCCCCAACGACTCGCCCCGCTCGCAGATCGTGCCCGGGGCCCGCTACGCCATGGCCGGCTCCTTCCTCCAGGACCAGTTC CAAGCCGAGGACCCGGGGGCCCCGTCGCCGCAGCGCTGGTTCGTCGCCCCCGCCAACAACCGCCTCGACTTCGCCGCCTCCGCCTACGACACGGCCACCGACTTCGCCGGCAACGCGGCCACGCTGCTTTCCTACGCGGCGGCCGGCGTCAAGGCGCTGCCGCTGCAGGCGGCCGGCTGCGCGGGGCGGCCGCTGGGCTACTACGCCGACCCGTCGGGCTGGGGGGCGCGCAGCCCCCCGCAGTACTGCAGCAAGTCGGGCTCGGTGCTCTCCTGCTGGCCCAacagcgcggcggcggcgcgcatGGCCGCCGGCAACCCCTACCTGGGGGAGGAGGCGGAGAGCCTGGCCCCCGAGCGGTCCCCCTTGCCGGGCGCCGAGGACTCCAAGCCCAAAGATTTGTCCGACTCCAGCTGGATCGAGACGCCGTCGTCCATTAAGTCCATCGACTCCACCGATTCTGGGATTTACGAGCAGGCCAAAAGGCGGCGGATCTCCCCGTCGGACACCCCGGTGTCCGAGAGCTCCTCGCCCCTCAAGAGCGAGGTGCTCACCCAGCGGGACTGCGAAAAGACCTGCGCCAAGGACATCGGCTACTACGGCTTCTACTCGCACAGCTAG
- the TBR1 gene encoding T-box brain protein 1 isoform X1, with translation MQLEHCLSPSIMLSKKFLNVSSSYPHAGGSELALHDHPIISTTDNLERSSPLKKITRGMTNQSDTDNFPDSKDTPGDVQRNKLSPVLDGVSELRHSFDGSAADRYLLSQSSQPQSAASAPSTMFPYPGQHGPAHPAFSIASPSRYMAHHPVITNGAYNSLLSNSSPQGYPTAGYPYPQQYGHSYQGAPFYQFSSTQPGLVPGKAQVYLCNRPLWLKFHRHQTEMIITKQGRRMFPFLSFNISGLDPTAHYNIFVDVILADPNHWRFQGGKWVPCGKADTNVQGNRVYMHPDSPNTGAHWMRQEISFGKLKLTNNKGASNNNGQMVVLQSLHKYQPRLHVVEVNEDGTEDTNQPGRVQTFTFPETQFIAVTAYQNTDITQLKIDHNPFAKGFRDNYDTIYTGCDMDRLTPSPNDSPRSQIVPGARYAMAGSFLQDQFVSNYAKSRFHPGAGAGPGPGADRSVPHTNGLLSPQQAEDPGAPSPQRWFVAPANNRLDFAASAYDTATDFAGNAATLLSYAAAGVKALPLQAAGCAGRPLGYYADPSGWGARSPPQYCSKSGSVLSCWPNSAAAARMAAGNPYLGEEAESLAPERSPLPGAEDSKPKDLSDSSWIETPSSIKSIDSTDSGIYEQAKRRRISPSDTPVSESSSPLKSEVLTQRDCEKTCAKDIGYYGFYSHS, from the exons ATGCAGCTGGAGCATTGTCTTTCTCCCTCTATCATGCTCTCCAAGAAATTTCTCAATGTGAGCAGCAGTTACCCACATGCAGGCGGATCTGAGCTTGCCTTGCATGATCATCCCATTATCTCGACCACTGACAACCTGGAGAGAAGTTcacctttgaaaaaaattaccagGGGGATGACGAATCAGTCAGATACAGACAATTTTCCTGACTCCAAGGACACACCAGGGGACGTCCAGAGAAATAAACTCTCTCCCGTCTTGGACGGGGTCTCTGAGCTTCGTCACAGTTTCGATGGATCTGCTGCAGATCGCTATCTGCTCTCTCAGTCCAGCCAGCCCCagtctgctgcctctgctcctaGTACCATGTTCCCTTACCCCGGCCAGCATGGACCTGCTCACCCAGCCTTCTCCATCGCCAGCCCCAGCCGCTACATGGCTCACCATCCTGTGATCACCAACGGAGCTTATAACAGCCTCCTGTCCAACTCTTCGCCGCAAGGCTACCCCACGGCGGGCTACCCTTACCCCCAGCAGTACGGCCATTCCTACCAAGGGGCGCCTTTCTACCAGTTCTCCTCCACCCAGCCGGGGCTCGTCCCCGGCAAGGCTCAGGTCTACCTGTGCAACAGGCCGCTCTGGCTGAAATTCCACCGGCACCAGACGGAGATGATCATCACGAAGCAGGGGAG GCGCATGTTCCCTTTCCtaagttttaatatttctggTCTCGATCCCACGGCTCACTACAATATTTTTGTGGATGTAATTTTGGCGGATCCCAACCACTGGAGATTTCAGGGAGGCAAATGGGTTCCTTGCGGCAAGGCGGACACCAATGTACAAG GAAACCGGGTGTACATGCACCCCGACTCCCCCAACACGGGAGCCCACTGGATGCGCCAGGAAATCTCCTTTGGGAAGCTAAAACTTACAAACAATAAAGGAGCATCAAACAACAACGGGCAG ATGGTGGTTCTGCAGTCCCTCCACAAGTACCAGCCCCGCCTGCATGTGGTGGAGGTGAACGAAGACGGGACGGAGGACACCAACCAGCCGGGCAGAGTGCAGACCTTCACCTTCCCCGAGACCCAGTTCATAGCGGTCACCGCCTACCAGAACACCGAT ATCACACAGCTGAAAATAGACCACAACCCTTTCGCCAAGGGCTTCCGAGATAATTACGACAC GATCTACACGGGCTGCGACATGGACCGGCTGACGCCGTCCCCCAACGACTCGCCCCGCTCGCAGATCGTGCCCGGGGCCCGCTACGCCATGGCCGGCTCCTTCCTCCAGGACCAGTTCGTGAGTAACTACGCCAAGTCCCGCTTCCACCCCGGGGCAGGAGCCGGCCCGGGGCCCGGCGCCGACCGCAGCGTGCCCCACACCAACGGGCTGCTCTCCCCACAGCAAGCCGAGGACCCGGGGGCCCCGTCGCCGCAGCGCTGGTTCGTCGCCCCCGCCAACAACCGCCTCGACTTCGCCGCCTCCGCCTACGACACGGCCACCGACTTCGCCGGCAACGCGGCCACGCTGCTTTCCTACGCGGCGGCCGGCGTCAAGGCGCTGCCGCTGCAGGCGGCCGGCTGCGCGGGGCGGCCGCTGGGCTACTACGCCGACCCGTCGGGCTGGGGGGCGCGCAGCCCCCCGCAGTACTGCAGCAAGTCGGGCTCGGTGCTCTCCTGCTGGCCCAacagcgcggcggcggcgcgcatGGCCGCCGGCAACCCCTACCTGGGGGAGGAGGCGGAGAGCCTGGCCCCCGAGCGGTCCCCCTTGCCGGGCGCCGAGGACTCCAAGCCCAAAGATTTGTCCGACTCCAGCTGGATCGAGACGCCGTCGTCCATTAAGTCCATCGACTCCACCGATTCTGGGATTTACGAGCAGGCCAAAAGGCGGCGGATCTCCCCGTCGGACACCCCGGTGTCCGAGAGCTCCTCGCCCCTCAAGAGCGAGGTGCTCACCCAGCGGGACTGCGAAAAGACCTGCGCCAAGGACATCGGCTACTACGGCTTCTACTCGCACAGCTAG